The following DNA comes from Deinococcus malanensis.
ACTGCATCAGTTTGCCCAGAGCCGCCTTGACCTGGGCGTCCGTGGCCCCGTTCTTCAGCTGGGCGAGTACCGGCGTGAACGCCTGCTTGCTGGTGTTTTCCAGGATGACCGTGGTGAAGCCCTGGGCCACCTGGGCGGGGCCTGCAACGGTGAACTTCGAAGCGCTGGGCTCGCTCAGGCTGAAGGTCAGGGCGCCAGTGGCGTCGTGGCCCGCATGGGCCGCAGCAACGCCGAGGAGGGACAGGGTGAGGGCAGTCAGAATGGTGCTTTTCATGGTGGACTCCTTCGGGCAGTGTCAGCCTGGCTGATGCGCTGCCTTCTGGGACCTACGGTAGAAAGAGCACGATGGCTGGCGGATGACACCCACCGTCACAGTCCGGGCGACGCGCCTGTCCAGCCGCACACCCCTGCATCCGCCCTTTTGGCATGTTGCTGAGGTCGCGAGCTCGCCGGTATGGCGGGCAGGCGGTCAACGTGAGGGCGAGGCGGGCGCCCGTCGGCGTGGTGGGGTTGCCCAGGGACCGGATGACGTTCTGCACGGTGCGGCGGTACCGACAACTCTCCCGGCTGAGCAGCACGCGGGCCGTGGGGCCCTTTTCGGTATTGATGACCATGGCGCGCCAGATGGCATTCAGGTTAGGCGGGAAGGTCAGGCTACTGGGCACATCTGTGACTGCTGGAGTGGGCCGCACTGGACGTGGGAGTGGCAGTGTTGCTGAGTTGTGGAGTCCGTTTCGTGCATCGACCGGATTTCCCTGCGCCGAGACAGGGCCTGCAGGTAGAACAATTTCAGCCGCCAGAAAATCTAGGCCCAACCTGACGCGGGTCGCCTGACGCACATCAGGGTCGGGAATGCGCGAGGTAGGCTTCAACCGCGTCAAGGCTGTGCCACCACCCACGCCGGAGTCGTGGGTGTGTCATCGCCGGATCACCCACCGCTCCATACACTCCAGAGGTGATGCCGACATTGACCCTCAGAGAAGCCACCCCTGACGACCTGCCGTTCATGCTTAGCCTGGCACCCCGCCTCACCGCCACTGCCCCCGCCTGGCGCAATCAAGCTGAGATGACAGCGAGCTACCGAGGGCTGTTCACGCAAGCCCTTCATGAGCCTGAGGAAGGTTCCGCCGTGTTGATCGCGCAGAACCCTCAGGGTCAGCCCGTGGGCTTCACGCTGCTGTACTGGCATCCGAAGGAGCGCGGCGCGTTCATCAAGGATCTGGCCGTGAGCGAAGAAGCCGAGGGTCTGGGCGTGGGACGGTTCCTGTTGCAGTCCATTGAAGAGTGGGCTAAGGCCAGGGGCGCGGTAGAGATCATGTTGAAGGCCTCCTGGTACAACACCCGGGCCCGACGCATTTACGAGCGCGCCGGGTTTCAGGAAGACCACGTTGCGCTGGTCCGTCGCCTGGATTGAGGGCACGGTCATCTCTTTACTTCCTCGACGAGGTTCATCACGGCTTTCTTCAGCCAGTCGGT
Coding sequences within:
- a CDS encoding GNAT family N-acetyltransferase, encoding MPTLTLREATPDDLPFMLSLAPRLTATAPAWRNQAEMTASYRGLFTQALHEPEEGSAVLIAQNPQGQPVGFTLLYWHPKERGAFIKDLAVSEEAEGLGVGRFLLQSIEEWAKARGAVEIMLKASWYNTRARRIYERAGFQEDHVALVRRLD